One Triplophysa dalaica isolate WHDGS20190420 chromosome 1, ASM1584641v1, whole genome shotgun sequence DNA segment encodes these proteins:
- the agrp gene encoding agouti-related protein, whose translation MMLNAIFFCWVIMNVMVLASHPNLRRSQSSVVFSDTDLLSELDPEQFEMNSAEDKIIEVLGFYDEDGGKAVQLQRRGTRSPSRCISHQQSCLGHHLPCCNPCDTCYCRFFKAFCYCRSMDHTCKHEHA comes from the exons ATGATGCTGAACGCAATCTTTTTCTGCTGGGTTATAATGAATGTCATGGTGTTGGCATCACATCCAAACCTGAGGCGAAGTCAAAGCTCTGTTGTCTTTTCTGATACAG ACTTACTATCTGAATTGGATCCAGAGCAATTTGAAATGAACTCAGCAGAAGACAAAATAATAGAAGTACTTGGCTTCTATGATGAG GATGGCGGTAAAGCTGTACAGCTGCAGAGAAGAGGCACTCGCTCCCCCAGCCGCTGTATCTCACATCAGCAGTCCTGCCTGGGACACCACCTCCCCTGCTGTAACCCCTGCGATACGTGTTACTGTCGCTTCTTTAAGGCTTTCTGTTACTGCCGCAGCATGGACCACACCTGCAAACATGAACATGCATAG
- the LOC130421036 gene encoding chymotrypsin A-like, giving the protein MAFLWIISCLAFIGTAYGCGDPAIPPVITGYSRIVNGEEARPNSWPWQVSLQDYTGWHFCGGSLISDLWVVTAAHCGVTTSHRVVLGEHDRASNSEAIQVMRVGRVFRHPNYNSNTINNDITLIKLATPAQLNTRVSPVCVAATADNFPGGMKCVTTGWGLTRYNAPDTPARLQQAALPLLTNADCTRYWGSSITDLMICAGASGVSSCMGDSGGPLVCQKGTIWTLVGIVSWGSGTCSTSTPAVYARVTKLRAWMDQTIAAN; this is encoded by the exons ATGGCCTTCCTCTGGATCATCTCCTGCCTTGCCTTCATCGGCACAGCCTATG GCTGTGGCGATCCTGCCATTCCCCCTGTCATCACCGGCTACTCCAGGATTGTAAATGGTGAGGAGGCACGTCCAAACTCCTGGCCCTGGCAGGTGTCTCTGCAG GACTACACTGGCTGGCACTTCTGTGGTGGCTCTCTGATTAGCGACTTGTGGGTTGTGACAGCTGCTCACTGTGGTGTGAC AACTTCTCATCGCGTCGTTCTGGGTGAGCATGATCGTGCCTCTAACTCTGAGGCCATTCAAGTCATGAGAGTTGGCAGG GTCTTCAGGCACCCCAACTACAACAGCAACACCATTAACAATGACATCACACTGATCAAACTGGCCACCCCTGCTCAGCTCAACACACGTGTGTCTCCTGTGTGCGTTGCTGCAACAGCTGACAACTTCCCtggtggaatgaaatgtgtcacCACTGGATGGGGTTTGACCAGATACAATG CCCCTGATACTCCTGCTCGTCTCCAGCAGGCTGCTCTACCTCTGCTGACCAATGCTGATTGCACACGTTACTGGGGAAGCAGTATCACTGATTTGATGATCTGTGCCGGTGCCTCAGGTGTCTCTTCTTGCATG GGAGATTCTGGCGGTCCTCTGGTCTGTCAGAAGGGTACCATCTGGACTCTTGTCGGTATCGTGTCATGGGGAAGTGGAACATGCTCCACCTCCACTCCTGCAGTGTATGCCCGTGTCACCAAGCTCCGTGCCTGGATGGACCAGACCATTGCTGCAAACTAA
- the LOC130426753 gene encoding chymotrypsin A-like: MAFLWILSCLAFIGAAYGCGSPAIPPVITGYSRIVNGEEAVPHSWPWQVSLQDSTGFHFCGGSLINQMWAVTAAHCNVRTSHRVILGEHDRSSNSEPIQTMAVGKVFRHPNYSSFTINNDITLIKLATPAQLNTRVSPVCLGETSDSFPGGMKCVTSGWGLTRYNAPDTPALLQQATLPLLTNDECSRFWGSNITDKMICAGASGASSCMGDSGGPLVCQKSNVWTLVGIVSWGSSMCSTSTPAVYARVTELRAWIDQTIAAN; the protein is encoded by the exons ATGGCCTTCCTTTGGATCCTGTCGTGCCTTGCTTTCATTGGAGCAGCCTATG GCTGTGGCAGTCCTGCCATCCCCCCTGTCATCACTGGCTACTCCAGGATTGTGAATGGGGAGGAGGCAGTGCCACACTCATGGCCCTGGCAGGTGTCTCTGCAG GACTCCACTGGCTTCCACTTCTGTGGTGGCTCCCTGATCAATCAAATGTGGGCCGTGACTGCTGCTCACTGCAATGTGAG aaCCTCTCATCGCGTCATCCTGGGTGAGCATGATCGTTCCTCCAACTCTGAGCCCATTCAGACCATGGCTGTTGGCAAG GTCTTCAGGCACCCCAACTACAGCAGCTTCACCATCAACAATGACATCACACTGATCAAACTGGCCACCCCTGCTCAGCTCAACACACGTGTTTCTCCTGTGTGCCTTGGTGAAACATCTGACAGCTTCCCTGGTGGAATGAAGTGTGTAACCTCTGGATGGGGTCTGACCAGATACAATG CCCCTGATACCCCTGCTCTGCTCCAGCAGGCCACTCTGCCTCTGCTGACCAACGATGAGTGCAGTCGTTTCTGGGGAAGCAATATCACAGATAAGATGATTTGTGCTGGTGCCTCCGGTGCCTCTTCCTGCATG GGGGATTCCGGTGGTCCTCTGGTCTGTCAGAAGAGTAACGTCTGGACTCTGGTTGGTATCGTGTCTTGGGGCAGTAGCATGTGCTCCACCTCCACTCCCGCAGTGTATGCTCGTGTTACTGAGCTCCGTGCCTGGATTGACCAGACCATTGCTGCAAACTAA
- the ctrb.3 gene encoding serine protease: MSFLWLLSCFAFLNAAYGCGVPAIPPVVSGYGRIVNGEEALPHSWPWQVSLQDAFAWHFCGGSLINENWVVTAAHCSVRTSHSVILGEHNKASTQNQEDTQTMKVEKVFTHPQWNPNTIDNDIALVKLASPATLNDHVSPVCLAETADVFAPGMTCVTSGWGVTRYNALLTPDKLQQVALPLLSNEECKNYWGSNISDVMICAGAAGASSCMGDSGGPLVCQKDNIWTLVGIVSWGSSRCDTSIPGVYARVTELRAWVDQILISN, translated from the exons ATGTCTTTCCTGTGGCTGTTGTCCTGTTTTGCCTTTCTTAATGCAGCCTATG GTTGCGGTGTTCCTGCCATCCCACCTGTTGTTAGTGGTTATGGCCGCATCGTAAATGGTGAAGAAGCATTGCCTCATTCATGGCCCTGGCAGGTGTCTCTGCAG GACGCCTTTGCCTGGCACTTCTGCGGTGGGTCTTTGATCAATGAGAACTGGGTTGTGACTGCTGCTCACTGCAGTGTCAG AACTAGTCACAGTGTGATCCTGGGAGAGCACAACAAGGCAAGCACTCAGAATCAGGAAGACACACAGACCATGAAAGTGGAGAAG GTGTTTACCCACCCTCAGTGGAATCCAAATACCATCGACAATGATATCGCCTTGGTGAAGCTGGCCTCCCCCGCCACTCTGAATGATCACGTCTCTCCCGTCTGTCTTGCAGAAACTGCTGATGTATTTGCCCCTGGCATGACCTGTGTGACCTCTGGTTGGGGAGTGACCAGATATAATG CTCTGCTTACCCCAGATAAGCTCCAGCAGGTTGCCCTGCCTCTGCTATCCAATGAAGAATGCAAGAACTACTGGGGAAGTAACATCAGTGACGTCATGATTTGTGCTGGTGCTGCTGGTGCCTCCTCCTGCATG GGTGACTCTGGTGGTCCTCTGGTGTGCCAGAAGGATAACATATGGACACTGGTGGGTATTGTGTCCTGGGGAAGCAGCCGCTGTGACACCAGTATACCCGGTGTTTATGCCCGTGTCACAGAACTCCGTGCCTGGGTGGATCAGATTTTGATCTCCAATTAA